From one Agathobaculum sp. NTUH-O15-33 genomic stretch:
- a CDS encoding phage holin family protein, with translation MKEFWNTIQIVFAGIGGWLGYFLGGCDGLLYALIAFVVADYLTGVMCAISDHTLSSEVGFKGICRKVLIFLLVGIANILDMQVIGTGSVLRTAIIFFYISNEGVSLLENAGHLGLPIPTKLKEVLAQLHDRSEKGDE, from the coding sequence ATGAAAGAATTCTGGAACACGATTCAAATTGTCTTTGCGGGCATTGGCGGCTGGCTTGGGTACTTCCTTGGCGGTTGTGACGGTCTGCTCTATGCACTGATTGCCTTTGTGGTGGCAGATTATCTCACGGGAGTGATGTGTGCTATCTCTGACCACACGCTTTCCAGTGAGGTGGGCTTCAAGGGAATCTGCCGAAAGGTGCTGATTTTTCTGCTTGTGGGGATTGCAAACATCCTTGATATGCAGGTCATTGGGACAGGCTCTGTGCTGCGTACCGCAATCATTTTCTTTTACATCTCCAATGAAGGTGTATCCCTGTTGGAAAATGCCGGACACCTTGGTCTGCCTATCCCTACGAAATTGAAAGAAGTTCTTGCACAGCTGCATGACCGCAGCGAGAAAGGAGACGAATAA